A single region of the Schizosaccharomyces osmophilus chromosome 3, complete sequence genome encodes:
- the rec11 gene encoding meiotic cohesin complex STAG protein Rec11, giving the protein MEYDFESDLSSHLDGSLPDLEEDIELNHAAESVSSNHDDGSHISTPALKRKLEIEPIASNETTQGSTITSNNTQNTTKDPSYSLLNDLMDESISTDLLSTKWRSYSETDSFESTRGFLNLILLSCNCQPFLNHFDMEDMESIPETLAQIQSSTFNFNDTFAEPYLYACSTVIGKSFRTKLRFLVDELIAMSIEKDKISTASYMETIKSWIICMTTSPWLSIRHTSSAVSCMFYVSLANALSNIQGGNNSNEGDADQVLLENLNYLFDDIYKSAILIRIRDTRSIIRLECFMAIHECCLLLPSHLQDRSTLLYLGWGLSDTDAKIRKSALKIIQQLFINERKQGLSLSSLNFLERFSSKIAEICRYDIESVRAVALQLCFQLIDHQLLNREDIEMLCYSIFNKKAQIRLPVMKLLTKYCDQTMEGFLQESTKEISLKKILTQENYKISNSAFKNLYKKNLIFSIIAHALEVWTIENNQKESSQADEVNNEKSVWPFGFNLEANRLKNSEEWKVYECSMLSVHNELGSLGSWEEVFDYLLFDHVNHLDANSILKHCAPNEKIVDLLSSYVYFCLNLIEKPALLKKKSSDSNYISKQLHLLHELPLLMKKYRERNVASYYFIKSLDYIQEQTLALPESRKDMLALLTEVEYAAKASSTFQINLICGEFFHRIINLNLIASEIQLNVKLYIASVTDNLMEELQEFLKYIQSARKTSNHDQKVERLVTQLKFYCGFIRNIGTSSEKSATTLRLVSDLLEICKQEEDELLLYSCLRTIFLCILPELNRQCSNEIMETYFSVVLEASSLLSDRTKELFTGKLFSTIVILSVYFGKSVLAGTSRLNGNELNDIKTLNIEEQLATLKSLSKQLKNSESNRSVQPSILEDEKEQGLWNNLFEDWYPNHCKDPLLLVDLMQGLKKLVL; this is encoded by the exons ATGGAATACGATTTTGAATCTGATCTAAGTAGTCATTTAGATGGTTCCTTGCCTGATTTGGAGGAGGATATAGAGTTGAATCATGCTGCTGAAAGTGTTTCCAGCAATCACGATGATGGATCTCATATTTCAACACCTGCATTAAAACGAAAACTAGAAATTGAACCAATTGCATCTAATGAAACTACCCAAGGATCAACAATCACTTCAAACAATACTCAAAACACAACTAAAGACCCGTCATACAGTTTGCTCA ATGATTTAATGGATGAAAGCATTTCTACGGATTTACTGAGCACCAAATGGCGTTCCTACTCTGAAACGGATTCGTTTGAATCAACGCGTGGATTTCTCAATCTTATTTTGCTA TCTTGTAATTGTCAACCTTTTTTAAACCACTTTGACATGGAGGATATGGAATCCATACCTGAAACATTAGCTCAAATACAATCTTcaacttttaatttt AACGACACTTTTGCAGAACCGTACTTATATGCATGCTCAACAGTTATAGGAAAGTCATTCAGAACCAAGCTTCGTTTTCTCGTTGATGAACTCATTGCTATGTCTATAGAAAAGGACAAAATATCAACCGCATCTTATATGGAAACTATTAAATCTTGGATAATATGTATGACTACTAGCCCATGGTTATCTATCCGACATACTTCAAGCGCCGTTTCATGCATGTTCTACGTCTCACTCGCAAACGCGCTTTCCAATATCCAAGGTGGTAACAATTCCAATGAAGGGGATGCAGATCAAGTTTTGCTCGAGAATCTTAATTATCTATTCGATgatatttacaaaag TGCTATATTAATAAGAATACGTGATACGAGATCTATTATCCGATTGGAATGCTTTATGGCAATTCACGAGTGTTGCCTACTGCTTCCATCTCATCTTCAGGATAGATCAACATTATTGTATCTCGGATGGGGGCTTTCTGATACT GATGCAAAAATTCGAAAGTCTGCTttaaaaatcattcaaCAACTTTTTATAAATGAGCGAAAACAAGGGCTATCACTTTCTTCACTTAATTTTTTAGAAAGGTTTTCATCTAAAATTGCAGAAATCTGCAGATATGACATAGAAAGTGTTCGTGCAGTTGCACTTCAATTATGCTTTCAATTGATAGACCATCAGTTACTCAACCGGGAAGACATAGAAATGCTTTGTTACAGcatttttaacaaaaaggCTCAAATTCGTTTACCAGTCATGAAGTTATTAACGAAGTACTGTGATCAAACCATGGAAGGCTTTCTCCAAGAATCAACGAAAGAGATTAGTCTCAAAAAGATCCTTACAcaagaaaattacaaaatatcaaattctgcttttaaaaacctttataagaaaaatttgatattttctattattGCACACGCCTTGGAAGTATGGACTATTGAAAACAACCAGAAGGAATCCTCACAAGCAGATGaagtaaataatgaaaaatccGTTTGGCCCTTTGGTTTTAATTTGGAGGCCAATCGTTTGAAAAATTCCGAAGAATGGAAAGTGTACGAGTGCAGTATGTTATCTGTTCATAATGAATTGGGCTCGTTGGGTTCTTGGGAAGAAGTCTTTGactatttactttttgacCATGTTAATCATTTGGATGCTAATAGCATTTTAAAACATTGTGCACCAAATGAGAAAATAGTCGACTTATTATCTTCCTATGTGTATTTCTGTCTAAACCTTATTGAAAAGCCTGCcttgttgaaaaagaaatcc TCTGATTCAAATTATATCTCAAAACAGTTACATCTACTGCATGAGCTGCCTCTactgatgaagaaatatCGAGAACGTAACGTTGCAAGCTATTACTTTATTAAAAGTTTGGATTATATTCAAGAGCAAACTCTGGCCTTACCggaatcaagaaaagatatgTTGGCCTTATTGACAGAAGTGGAGTATGCTGCCAAAGCATCTAGTACTTTCCAAATTAACTTAATATGTGGTGAATTCTTTCACAGAATAATAAACCTGAACCTTATAGCAAGCGAAATTCAATTAAATGTTAAACTTTATATCGCTTCTGTGACGGACAACTTAATGGAAGAATTACAGGAATTCTTAAAATACATTCAGTCAGCCCGTAAGACATCCAATCACGATCAAAA GGTTGAAAGACTGGTAACTCAGTTAAAATTTTACTGTGGTTTTATTCGAAACATTGGTActtcttctgaaaaaaGTGCTACCACACTGCGTCTTGTCTCTGACTTGTTGGAGATTTGCAAGcaggaagaagatgaactGCTTTTATATTCATGCTTAAGGACTATATTCTTATGCATCCTCCCTGAACTAAATCGTCAATGTTCAAACGAAATTATGGAAACTTACTTCAGTGTAGTCTTAGAAGCATCGAGTTTGTTGTCAGACCGCACAAAGGAGCTTTTCACAggaaaacttttt TCTACAATTGTAATTTTAAGTGTCTACTTTGGAAAATCGGTTTTGGCTGGCACGTCGCGACTTAATGGTAATGAGTTAAATGACATCAAAACATTAAACATTGAAGAGCAGCTTGCGACACTTAAAAGTTtatcaaaacaattaaagaaCAGTGAATCAAACAGATCAGTACAACCATCAATACTGGAGgatgaaaaggaacaagGGTTATGGAACAATTTATTTGAAGACTGGTATCCTAATCATTGTAAGGATCCCTTACTTCTGGTTGATTTAATGCAAGGCCTaaaaaaacttgttttgtAG
- the rei1 gene encoding ribosome biogenesis protein Rei1 → MATTFSCTTCHVAFHSADSQKIHWKSDWHHYNLKRKVASLPPLSAEVFAEKILSIQKHNEAVQKKAEFYRECNFCNKNFYSEGAYSSHLASKKHRESVRNSEMKSRTDNLKQDETSSVTSSTLSMGEPVDESAGEEELQNLSKRLASESVSISDPSLRNESNSKDTPQAQASASKAPADPTSEDFEKELARRVSQKLGLKDCLFCNASFSSFEASKKHMKAIHSLFIPEREFVVDEPGLFEYLAEKVSIGYTCLTCNRQFKSLEAVRSHMQQKGHFSIAYDTEEEQLELSDFYDFTASYPEYDKPQEIIDVENAENDENWEDASSDSDSSVDSMDVGRVPIADEYELHLPTGARAGHRSLSRYFRQNIRPPSTTAVGDGAAVHQNVARHATSGEAMARSRAVESSLAGVKDGRKKFSASHINTHQDRQKKERFFTKIAYKNNTKRHYRDPLLQ, encoded by the coding sequence ATGGCCACTACATTCTCATGTACAACTTGCCATGTAGCATTTCACAGTGCTGATTCTCAGAAAATCCATTGGAAATCTGATTGGCATCATTATAATTTGAAGAGAAAAGTGGCTAGCCTTCCTCCCTTGTCTGCTGAAGTCTTTGCTGAGAAAATTCTCTCTATCCAAAAACATAATGAAGCTGTTCAGAAAAAAGCTGAGTTTTATCGTGAGTGCAACTTTTGCAACAAAAACTTCTATTCAGAAGGCGCCTATTCTTCTCATTTGGCTTCAAAGAAGCATCGCGAAAGTGTTCGTAATTCTGAGATGAAGTCCCGTACGGACAATTTGAAACAAGATGAAACAAGCAGCGTCACCTCGTCAACCCTTTCTATGGGAGAACCTGTCGATGAAAGTGCtggagaagaagaacttCAAAACTTGTCAAAACGCTTGGCATCTGAGTCGGTTTCAATCTCTGATCCTTCTTTGAGGAATGAATCCAACTCAAAGGATACTCCTCAAGCACAAGCATCCGCTTCAAAGGCACCCGCTGACCCAACTTCGGAAgactttgaaaaggaactCGCTCGTCGTGTAAGCCAAAAACTGGGTCTAAAAGACTGCCTCTTTTGTAAtgcttctttctcttcttttgaagcaaGCAAGAAGCACATGAAAGCGATTCACAGCTTGTTCATTCCCGAACGAGAATTTGTTGTGGACGAACCCGGACTGTTTGAATATTTAGCTGAAAAGGTTTCTATTGGTTACACTTGCTTAACATGCAACCGTCAATTCAAATCATTGGAGGCTGTTCGCTCTCACATGCAGCAAAAAGGACATTTCTCTATTGCTTATGATACTGAGGAGGAACAACTTGAGCTTTCTGATTTCTACGATTTCACTGCTTCCTATCCTGAGTACGACAAACCTCAAGAGATTATTGATGTAGAAAACGCAGAAAATGATGAGAATTGGGAAGACGCTTCCAGTGACTCTGACTCCAGTGTAGATAGCATGGATGTTGGTAGAGTGCCTATAGCTGACGAGTACGAACTTCATCTGCCCACTGGTGCTCGTGCCGGTCATCGTTCTTTGTCTCGTTATTTCCGTCAAAACATTCGTCCTCCCAGTACTACTGCCGTCGGTGATGGTGCTGCTGTTCATCAGAATGTTGCTAGACATGCCACCAGCGGAGAAGCGATGGCTCGCAGCCGCGCTGTGGAAAGTAGTCTTGCTGGTGTCAAAGACGGAAGGAAAAAATTCAGTGCCTCTCATATCAATACACACCAAGAtcgtcaaaagaaagagcgGTTTTTCACCAAAATTGCCTATAAGAATAATACGAAGCGTCACTATCGGGATCCACTTTTGCaataa